In one Streptomyces sp. NBC_01288 genomic region, the following are encoded:
- a CDS encoding [protein-PII] uridylyltransferase: MTSTDVRKDAEDSGPSGYAAARLRLLTEGVRSGPPRRAALAELTDDWLTGLFTAGSEALKGVSLVAVGGYGRGELSPRSDLDLLLLHDGGDSGAVAALADRIWYPVWDLGLALDHSVRTPAEARKTAGEDLKVQLGLLDARHIAGDLGLTAGLRTAVLADWRNQAPKRLPELQELCAERAERQGELQYLLEPDLKEARGGLRDATALRAVAASWLADAPREGLADARRRLLDVRDALHLTTGRATDRLALQEQDQVAAELGLLDADTLLRQVYEAARVVSYASDVTWREVGRVLRSRAVRPRLRAMLGGGAKPAAERSPLAEGVVEQDGEVVLARAARPERDPVLPLRAAAAAAQAGLPLSLHAVRRLAATVRPLPTPWPAEAREQLVTLLGSGQPTVDVWEALEAEGLITRLLPDWERVRCRPQRNAVHIWTVDRHLIETAVRASEFARRVSRPDLLLVAALLHDIGKGWPGDHSVAGEIIAKDVAARIGFDRAEVAVLATLVRHHLLLIETATRRDLEDPATVRSVAEAVGTTSTLELLHALTEADALATGPAAWSSWRAGLVTDLVKRVAAVLSGDAPEEPEAGAATAEQERLAIEAVATGGPVLALRAQTEPPTEDEPAGDPEPLGVELLIAVPDQPGVLPAVAGVLAMHRLTVRTAELRALDLPDGVEGSVLLLNWRVAAEYGSLPQAARLRADLVRALDGSLDIAGRLAERDAAYPRRRGVVAPPARVTVAPAASRHATVIEVRAHDAPGLLHRIGRALDEAKVRVRSMHVSTLGSNAVDAFYVTGAEGTPLPGAEATAVARKLEETLRA, translated from the coding sequence GTGACGAGTACGGACGTGCGCAAGGATGCAGAGGACTCCGGACCCAGCGGCTACGCGGCGGCCCGGCTGCGCCTCCTCACTGAGGGGGTGCGGTCCGGGCCGCCGCGCCGTGCCGCCCTCGCCGAACTGACCGACGACTGGCTGACCGGCCTCTTCACCGCCGGCTCCGAGGCACTCAAGGGCGTCTCCCTGGTCGCGGTCGGCGGCTACGGCCGCGGCGAGCTCTCCCCGCGCAGCGACCTCGACCTGCTCCTCCTGCACGACGGCGGCGACTCCGGCGCGGTCGCCGCGCTGGCCGACCGCATCTGGTACCCGGTCTGGGACCTCGGCCTCGCCCTCGACCACTCCGTGCGCACACCCGCCGAGGCCCGCAAGACCGCAGGCGAGGACCTCAAGGTCCAGCTCGGCCTGCTCGACGCCCGCCACATCGCCGGCGACCTCGGCCTGACCGCCGGACTGCGTACGGCCGTCCTCGCCGACTGGCGCAACCAGGCGCCCAAGCGCCTCCCCGAACTCCAGGAACTCTGCGCCGAACGCGCCGAGCGCCAGGGCGAGTTGCAGTACCTCCTCGAACCCGACCTCAAGGAAGCCCGCGGCGGCCTCCGCGACGCCACCGCGCTGCGCGCCGTAGCCGCCTCCTGGCTCGCCGACGCCCCGCGCGAAGGGCTCGCCGACGCCCGCCGCCGCCTCCTCGACGTGCGCGACGCCCTGCACCTCACCACCGGCCGCGCGACCGACCGGCTCGCACTCCAGGAGCAGGACCAGGTCGCCGCCGAGCTGGGCCTCCTCGACGCGGACACCCTGCTGCGGCAGGTCTACGAAGCGGCGCGTGTCGTGTCGTACGCCAGTGATGTCACCTGGCGTGAAGTGGGGCGCGTGCTGCGGTCCCGTGCTGTGCGGCCGAGGCTGCGCGCGATGCTCGGCGGGGGCGCGAAACCCGCCGCCGAGCGCTCCCCGCTGGCCGAAGGCGTCGTGGAGCAGGACGGCGAGGTGGTGCTCGCCCGCGCCGCACGCCCCGAACGCGACCCGGTCCTCCCGCTGCGCGCCGCCGCCGCTGCCGCACAGGCCGGACTTCCGCTCTCGCTGCACGCCGTACGGCGCCTCGCGGCCACCGTGCGCCCGTTGCCCACGCCGTGGCCCGCCGAGGCGCGCGAGCAGCTCGTGACGCTGCTCGGTTCCGGGCAGCCGACGGTGGACGTGTGGGAGGCGCTGGAGGCGGAAGGCCTGATCACCCGCCTCCTCCCCGACTGGGAGCGGGTGCGCTGCCGCCCGCAGCGCAACGCCGTGCACATCTGGACCGTCGACCGGCACCTCATCGAGACCGCCGTCCGCGCCTCGGAGTTCGCCCGCCGCGTCAGCCGCCCCGACCTGTTGCTGGTCGCCGCGCTGCTGCACGACATCGGCAAGGGCTGGCCCGGCGACCACTCGGTGGCCGGCGAGATCATCGCCAAGGACGTGGCCGCCCGCATCGGCTTCGACCGCGCGGAAGTCGCCGTACTCGCCACTCTCGTACGTCATCACCTGCTGCTCATCGAGACCGCCACCCGGCGTGACCTGGAGGACCCGGCGACGGTCCGCTCGGTCGCCGAGGCGGTCGGGACGACGAGCACCCTGGAGCTGCTGCACGCGCTGACAGAGGCGGACGCGCTGGCCACCGGACCGGCCGCCTGGTCGTCCTGGCGGGCCGGCCTCGTCACCGACCTGGTGAAGCGGGTCGCCGCCGTGCTCTCCGGGGACGCCCCCGAGGAGCCCGAGGCCGGCGCGGCCACCGCCGAACAGGAACGGCTCGCGATCGAGGCGGTCGCGACCGGTGGCCCGGTCCTCGCCCTGCGCGCCCAGACCGAACCCCCGACCGAGGACGAGCCCGCCGGCGACCCCGAACCGCTCGGCGTGGAGTTGTTGATCGCCGTACCCGACCAGCCGGGTGTACTCCCCGCGGTGGCCGGCGTCCTGGCGATGCACCGCCTGACGGTCCGTACGGCGGAGCTGCGCGCGCTGGACCTGCCCGACGGCGTAGAGGGTTCCGTCCTGCTGCTCAACTGGCGGGTCGCCGCCGAGTACGGTTCGCTGCCCCAGGCCGCCCGGCTGCGCGCCGATCTCGTACGCGCCCTGGACGGATCCTTGGACATCGCGGGCCGCCTCGCCGAACGCGACGCCGCGTATCCGCGCCGCCGGGGTGTCGTGGCCCCGCCGGCCCGCGTGACGGTCGCCCCGGCCGCGTCCCGGCACGCGACGGTGATCGAAGTGCGC
- a CDS encoding P-II family nitrogen regulator, producing the protein MKLITAVVKPHRLDEIKEALQAFGVHGLTVTEASGYGRQRGHTEVYRGAEYTVDLVPKIRIEVLAEDDDAEQLIDVIVKAARTGKIGDGKVWSLPVETAVRVRTGERGPDAL; encoded by the coding sequence ATGAAGCTCATCACCGCCGTCGTGAAGCCCCACCGGCTCGACGAGATCAAGGAAGCCCTCCAGGCCTTCGGGGTCCACGGTCTGACGGTCACCGAGGCGAGCGGCTACGGTCGTCAGCGGGGACACACCGAGGTATACCGGGGCGCCGAGTACACGGTCGACCTGGTCCCCAAGATCCGCATCGAGGTGCTGGCCGAGGACGACGACGCCGAGCAGCTGATCGACGTCATCGTCAAGGCCGCCCGCACCGGCAAGATCGGTGACGGCAAGGTCTGGTCCCTCCCGGTCGAGACGGCCGTCCGGGTCAGGACCGGCGAGCGCGGTCCGGACGCGCTCTAA
- a CDS encoding ammonium transporter yields the protein MASAAITLAAEAPKLSSANTGFMLICSALVLLMTPGLAFFYGGMVRVKSTLNMLMMSFISIGIVTILWVLYGFSLAFGSSNGFIGYNSDWLGMSNVGLTELWDGYTIPIFVFMVFQMMFAVITPALISGAIADRVKFSAWALFVALWLTVVYVPVAHWVWGADGWAYKLGVIDFAGGTAVHINAGAGALGVILVIGKRAGFKRDPMRPHSLPLVMLGCGLLWFGWFGFNAGSWLGNDDGVGALMFVNTQVATAAAMLAWLAYEKIRHGAFTTLGAASGAVAGLVAITPSGGAVSPMGAIAVGAIAGVGCAAAVGLKYKFDIDDSLDVVGVHMVGGILGSLLIGFFATGKGQSAATGVFYGDHTFTQLWKQFAGVGAVLGYSLVVSALLAFLLDKTIGMRVTEDEEIAGIDQAEHAETAYDFSGAGGGIGSSALAAPETKKVDA from the coding sequence ATGGCATCAGCCGCCATCACGCTTGCCGCTGAGGCACCCAAACTGTCCTCCGCGAACACAGGCTTCATGCTGATCTGTTCTGCCCTGGTGCTGCTCATGACACCGGGACTGGCCTTCTTCTACGGAGGCATGGTCCGCGTCAAGAGCACCCTGAACATGCTGATGATGAGCTTCATCAGCATCGGGATCGTCACCATCCTGTGGGTTCTCTACGGCTTCTCCCTCGCCTTCGGTTCGAGTAACGGCTTCATCGGCTACAACTCCGACTGGCTGGGGATGAGCAACGTCGGACTGACGGAACTCTGGGACGGCTACACCATCCCGATCTTCGTCTTCATGGTCTTCCAGATGATGTTCGCCGTCATCACCCCCGCCCTGATAAGCGGTGCCATCGCCGACCGCGTCAAGTTCTCGGCCTGGGCGCTCTTCGTCGCCCTGTGGCTCACGGTCGTCTACGTCCCGGTCGCCCACTGGGTATGGGGCGCCGACGGCTGGGCCTACAAGCTCGGTGTGATCGACTTCGCCGGTGGTACCGCGGTCCACATCAACGCCGGTGCCGGCGCCCTCGGCGTCATCCTGGTCATCGGCAAGCGCGCCGGCTTCAAGCGTGACCCCATGCGTCCGCACAGCCTCCCGCTGGTCATGCTCGGCTGCGGTCTGCTGTGGTTCGGCTGGTTCGGCTTCAACGCCGGTTCGTGGCTCGGCAACGACGACGGCGTCGGCGCGCTGATGTTCGTCAACACCCAGGTCGCCACCGCCGCCGCCATGCTCGCCTGGCTCGCCTACGAGAAGATCCGCCACGGTGCGTTCACCACGCTGGGCGCGGCCTCGGGTGCCGTCGCCGGTCTGGTCGCCATCACCCCGTCCGGTGGTGCGGTCTCCCCGATGGGCGCGATCGCCGTCGGCGCCATCGCCGGTGTCGGCTGCGCCGCGGCCGTCGGCCTGAAGTACAAGTTCGACATCGACGACTCCCTCGACGTCGTCGGCGTCCACATGGTCGGCGGTATCCTCGGCTCCCTGCTCATCGGCTTCTTCGCCACCGGCAAGGGCCAGTCCGCCGCGACCGGCGTCTTCTACGGCGACCACACCTTCACCCAGCTGTGGAAGCAGTTCGCCGGTGTCGGCGCGGTCCTCGGCTACTCCCTGGTCGTCTCCGCGCTCCTCGCCTTCCTCCTCGACAAGACCATCGGTATGCGGGTCACCGAGGACGAAGAGATCGCCGGCATCGACCAGGCCGAGCACGCCGAGACCGCATACGACTTCAGCGGCGCCGGCGGTGGCATCGGCAGCTCCGCTCTCGCCGCCCCGGAGACGAAGAAGGTGGACGCATGA
- the nsdA gene encoding transcriptional repressor NsdA, translating to MGGNGGSGTTATSTEKRPNELLGSWFVRSGWSKGELARQVNRRARQLGANHISTDTSRVRRWLDGENPREPIPRILSELFSERFGCVVSVEDLGLRAARQAPSVSGVDLPWTAPQTVALLSEFSRSDLMLARRGFLGASLALSAGPSLIEPMQRWLVPGPSAHQSEPEPASASRHQGRLSRPELELLESTTAMFRKWDAQCGGGLRRKAVVGQLHEVTDLLQEPQPESTTRKLFKVAAELAELAGWMSYDVGLQPTAQKYFVLALHAAKEAGDKPLGSYVLSSMSRQMIHLGRPDDALELIHLAQYGSRDCASPRTQSMLYAMEARAYANMGQPGKCKRAVRMAEDTFGDVHDWDDPDPDWIRFFSEAELYGENSHSYRDLAYVAGRSPAYASLAEPVMQRAVDLFAKDEVHQRSYALNLIGMATVHLLRREPEQSAVLATEAMTVAKKVRSERVNTRIRKTVDTAVRDFGELAEVVDLTERLAIELPETAEAV from the coding sequence GTGGGCGGCAACGGCGGAAGCGGGACAACCGCGACCAGTACGGAGAAGCGCCCCAATGAGCTGCTCGGCTCGTGGTTCGTGCGCAGCGGCTGGTCCAAGGGTGAGCTGGCGCGTCAAGTGAACCGCCGGGCGCGGCAGTTGGGGGCCAACCACATCTCGACGGACACCTCGCGCGTGCGCCGCTGGCTGGACGGTGAGAACCCGCGCGAGCCGATCCCGAGGATCCTCTCGGAGCTGTTCTCCGAGCGCTTCGGCTGTGTCGTCTCGGTCGAGGACCTGGGTCTGCGCGCGGCCCGCCAGGCACCCTCCGTGTCCGGCGTCGACCTGCCGTGGACGGCCCCGCAGACGGTGGCCCTGCTCAGCGAGTTCTCCCGCAGCGACCTCATGCTGGCCCGGCGCGGCTTCCTCGGGGCCTCGCTGGCCCTGTCGGCGGGACCGTCCCTCATCGAGCCCATGCAGCGCTGGCTGGTCCCCGGCCCCTCGGCCCACCAGTCGGAGCCCGAGCCCGCGAGCGCCTCCCGGCATCAAGGGCGGCTCTCCCGGCCCGAGTTGGAGCTGCTGGAGTCCACCACGGCGATGTTCCGCAAGTGGGACGCCCAGTGCGGCGGCGGCCTCCGCCGCAAGGCGGTCGTAGGACAGCTGCACGAGGTGACCGACCTGTTGCAGGAGCCCCAACCCGAGTCCACCACGCGGAAGTTGTTCAAGGTCGCCGCCGAACTCGCCGAGCTGGCCGGGTGGATGTCGTACGACGTGGGGCTTCAGCCCACCGCGCAGAAGTACTTCGTCCTCGCCCTGCACGCCGCCAAGGAGGCGGGCGACAAGCCGCTCGGGTCGTACGTCCTGTCCAGCATGAGCCGGCAGATGATCCACCTCGGCCGGCCCGACGACGCGCTGGAGCTGATCCACCTCGCGCAGTACGGCAGCCGGGACTGCGCGAGCCCGCGGACCCAGTCGATGCTGTATGCGATGGAGGCCCGCGCCTACGCCAACATGGGCCAGCCCGGCAAGTGCAAGCGGGCCGTCCGGATGGCCGAGGACACCTTCGGGGACGTACACGACTGGGACGACCCGGACCCGGACTGGATCCGTTTCTTCTCCGAGGCCGAGCTGTACGGCGAGAACTCGCACTCCTATCGCGACCTCGCCTACGTCGCCGGCCGCAGCCCCGCCTACGCCTCGCTGGCCGAGCCCGTCATGCAGCGGGCGGTGGACCTCTTCGCCAAGGACGAGGTGCACCAGCGGTCGTACGCACTCAACCTCATCGGCATGGCCACCGTGCACCTGCTGCGGCGGGAACCCGAGCAGAGCGCGGTGCTGGCGACGGAGGCGATGACCGTCGCCAAGAAGGTGCGCTCCGAGCGCGTCAACACGCGTATTCGAAAGACCGTCGACACGGCGGTCCGTGACTTCGGTGAACTCGCCGAGGTCGTCGACCTCACCGAGCGGCTCGCGATCGAGCTGCCGGAGACCGCCGAAGCGGTCTGA
- a CDS encoding bifunctional DNA primase/polymerase yields the protein MGFTIGSSRGIRDIRSGTRRRGRASECTAVAEFTGLWGWDVVAGARAAGGACSCGDTKCPAPGAHPLTFAPEVRAGATLDEVTDAWAELPGAAVMLPVGRAFDVIEVAEPAGRRALARLERMGLPLGPVAATPDHRAHFFVAPGAAAELPALLYRMGWDDPTSLDLRGLGPGTHITAPPSDRGGLGPVRWLRSPALDSATKPPAARLLLGTLAYVAHRSRA from the coding sequence ATGGGCTTCACGATCGGCAGCAGCCGGGGTATCCGCGACATCCGGTCCGGCACGCGCCGCCGCGGCCGCGCGTCGGAGTGCACAGCGGTGGCCGAGTTCACCGGCCTCTGGGGTTGGGACGTGGTCGCGGGCGCACGGGCGGCGGGCGGCGCGTGTTCCTGCGGCGACACCAAGTGCCCCGCGCCGGGCGCACATCCCCTGACCTTCGCGCCCGAGGTGCGGGCCGGCGCGACCCTGGACGAAGTGACCGACGCCTGGGCCGAGTTGCCGGGCGCGGCGGTGATGCTGCCCGTGGGCCGCGCGTTCGACGTGATCGAGGTCGCCGAACCCGCCGGCCGCCGCGCGCTGGCCCGCCTGGAGCGGATGGGCCTCCCGCTCGGCCCGGTCGCGGCGACCCCCGACCACCGCGCCCACTTCTTCGTCGCCCCCGGCGCCGCCGCCGAACTCCCCGCCCTCCTCTACCGCATGGGCTGGGACGACCCCACCTCCCTGGACCTCCGCGGCCTCGGCCCCGGCACCCACATCACCGCCCCACCCTCGGACCGAGGAGGCCTGGGCCCGGTCCGCTGGCTCCGCTCCCCCGCGTTGGATTCGGCGACGAAGCCCCCGGCGGCCCGCTTGCTCCTGGGCACGCTGGCGTACGTGGCACACAGGTCGCGCGCATAG
- the ftsY gene encoding signal recognition particle-docking protein FtsY — protein sequence METVILAVVIAVVVLGALGGLVVGSRRKKPLPPPPTSVPDITAPPAEPHVGDEAETPRDEARRTIEEVDLPDGSAPVAVEEPPAPDVPELDVPEPTAGRLVRLRSRLSRSQNALGKGLLTLLSREHLDEDTWEEIEDILLTADVGVAPTQELVDGLRARVKVLGTRTPQELRTLLREELLKLVGTDVDRTVKTEPEDRKPGIVMVVGVNGTGKTTTTGKLARVLVADGRTVVLGAADTFRAAAADQLQTWGERVGAHTVRGPEAGDPASVAFDAVKEGKEMGVDVVLIDTAGRLHTKTGLMDELGKVKRVVEKHAPLDEVLLVLDATTGQNGLVQARVFAEVVDITGIVLTKLDGTAKGGIVIAVQRELGVPVKLIGLGEGADDLAPFDAEGFVDALIGD from the coding sequence ATGGAAACCGTCATCCTTGCTGTAGTCATCGCCGTGGTCGTGCTCGGTGCGCTGGGCGGGCTCGTCGTCGGCAGCCGGCGCAAGAAGCCGCTGCCCCCGCCGCCCACCTCCGTCCCCGACATCACCGCCCCGCCGGCCGAGCCGCACGTCGGCGACGAGGCCGAGACGCCGCGCGACGAAGCGCGCCGGACGATAGAGGAGGTGGATCTCCCCGACGGCTCGGCCCCGGTCGCCGTCGAGGAACCCCCCGCACCGGATGTCCCCGAGCTGGATGTTCCCGAGCCGACCGCCGGACGGCTCGTCCGGCTCCGCTCCCGGCTCTCCCGCTCGCAGAACGCGCTCGGCAAGGGGCTGCTCACGCTTCTGTCGCGCGAGCACCTCGACGAGGACACCTGGGAGGAGATCGAGGACATCCTCCTCACCGCCGACGTCGGCGTGGCCCCCACCCAGGAACTGGTCGACGGCCTGCGGGCCCGCGTGAAGGTGCTCGGCACCCGCACCCCGCAGGAGCTGCGCACACTGCTGCGCGAGGAGCTGCTCAAGCTGGTCGGCACCGATGTCGACCGCACGGTCAAGACCGAGCCGGAGGACCGCAAGCCCGGGATCGTGATGGTCGTCGGGGTCAACGGCACCGGCAAGACCACCACCACCGGCAAGCTGGCCCGTGTGCTCGTGGCCGACGGGCGGACCGTCGTGCTCGGCGCGGCCGACACGTTCCGGGCCGCAGCCGCCGATCAGTTGCAGACCTGGGGCGAGCGGGTCGGTGCCCACACCGTGCGCGGGCCCGAGGCCGGGGACCCCGCCTCCGTCGCGTTCGACGCGGTGAAGGAGGGCAAGGAGATGGGGGTCGACGTCGTCCTCATCGACACGGCCGGGCGGTTGCACACGAAGACCGGGCTCATGGACGAGCTGGGGAAGGTCAAGCGGGTTGTCGAGAAGCACGCGCCGCTCGACGAGGTGCTGCTGGTGCTCGATGCCACGACCGGGCAGAACGGGCTGGTGCAGGCGCGGGTCTTCGCCGAGGTCGTCGACATCACCGGGATCGTGCTGACGAAGCTGGACGGCACGGCCAAGGGGGGCATCGTGATCGCTGTTCAGCGTGAGCTGGGGGTGCCGGTGAAGTTGATCGGGCTTGGTGAGGGGGCGGACGATCTGGCGCCGTTCGATGCGGAGGGGTTTGTTGACGCCCTTATCGGGGACTGA
- a CDS encoding LLM class flavin-dependent oxidoreductase, with translation MPVSVVRFNLVEPGATPASLSARYRAALEMAAYADEHGITTVQTEEHHGVANNWLPSPFAFAGAVFGATRHIAVTVSAVIGPLHDPLRLAEDIAVLDLLSGGRLVTVAGIGYRPEEYAQFDVDWKRRGKLQDELLETVLKAWSGEEFEYRGRTVRVTPRPFSDPHPLLLVGGSSKAAARRAARLGLPFFPSAHLPDLEAYYKDRLVEYGTEGWTMMPGAETPLLHIAEDPDRAWAEYGAHFLHEARTYASWQSGDIRSAVKSGATTVAELRAEGVYRILTPDECVALGLDNLVLHPLSGGMPVDEGWRSLRLFAERVLPRLGE, from the coding sequence ATGCCCGTCTCGGTCGTACGCTTCAACCTCGTCGAACCCGGCGCCACCCCCGCCTCGCTGAGCGCCCGCTACCGGGCCGCCCTGGAGATGGCCGCGTACGCCGACGAGCACGGCATCACCACCGTGCAGACGGAGGAGCACCACGGCGTCGCCAACAACTGGCTGCCCTCGCCCTTCGCCTTCGCGGGCGCGGTGTTCGGCGCGACCCGGCACATCGCCGTGACGGTCTCGGCGGTGATCGGCCCGCTGCACGACCCGCTGCGGCTGGCCGAGGACATCGCCGTACTGGATCTGCTGAGCGGCGGCCGGCTGGTGACCGTGGCCGGGATCGGTTACCGGCCCGAGGAGTACGCCCAGTTCGACGTGGACTGGAAGCGCCGGGGCAAGCTCCAGGACGAGCTGCTGGAGACGGTCCTGAAGGCGTGGTCCGGCGAGGAGTTCGAGTACCGCGGCCGTACGGTACGGGTCACCCCGCGCCCCTTCTCCGACCCGCACCCCCTGCTGCTGGTCGGAGGCTCCTCCAAGGCCGCCGCCCGCCGGGCCGCACGCCTCGGCCTGCCGTTCTTCCCCAGCGCGCATCTGCCCGACCTGGAGGCCTACTACAAGGACCGGCTCGTCGAGTACGGCACCGAGGGCTGGACCATGATGCCGGGGGCCGAGACCCCGCTGCTGCACATCGCCGAGGACCCGGACCGGGCCTGGGCGGAGTACGGGGCGCACTTCCTGCACGAGGCGCGGACGTACGCGTCCTGGCAGTCCGGGGACATCCGCTCGGCGGTGAAGTCGGGGGCCACGACCGTGGCGGAGCTGCGCGCGGAGGGCGTCTACCGCATTCTCACGCCGGACGAGTGCGTGGCGCTGGGGCTCGACAACCTCGTACTCCATCCGCTGTCGGGCGGGATGCCGGTGGACGAGGGATGGCGCAGCCTGCGGCTGTTCGCGGAGCGGGTGCTGCCGCGGCTCGGGGAGTGA
- a CDS encoding sugar porter family MFS transporter, with the protein MTSTAQAPQSGAGPAHPEHLAHVIFIAAAAAMGGFLFGYDSSVINGAVEAIRDRYDVGSTVLAQVIAIALIGCAIGAATAGRIADRIGRIRCMQISAVLFTISAVGSALPFALWDLAFWRVIGGFAIGMASVIGPAYIAEVSPPAYRGRLGSFQQAAIVIGIAISQLVNWGLLNAADGDQRGKLMGLEAWQVMLGVMVIPAVLYGLLSFAIPESPRFLISAGKLSRAHDVLREVEGDDIDLDARVAEIEHAMKSEHKSTFKDLLGGGGFFFKPIVWVGIGLSAFQQLVGINVAFYYSSTLWQSVGVDPTQSFFYSFTTSIVNIIGTVIAMIFVDRIGRKPLALIGSVGMVVGLALEAWAFSYHLVDGKLPSAQGWTALIAAHVFVLFFALSWGVVVWVFLGEMFPNRIRAAALGVAASAQWIANWAITASFPSLADWNLSATYVIYTVFAALSIPFVLKFVKETKGKRLEDMG; encoded by the coding sequence GTGACCAGCACTGCGCAGGCACCTCAGTCAGGAGCCGGGCCGGCTCATCCCGAACATCTCGCGCACGTCATCTTCATCGCGGCGGCGGCCGCGATGGGCGGCTTCCTGTTCGGCTACGACAGTTCCGTGATCAACGGTGCCGTCGAGGCGATCCGCGACCGCTACGACGTGGGCTCCACGGTTCTGGCACAGGTCATCGCCATCGCCCTGATCGGCTGTGCCATCGGCGCGGCGACCGCGGGCCGGATCGCCGACCGGATCGGCCGTATCCGCTGTATGCAGATCTCCGCGGTGCTGTTCACCATCAGCGCCGTCGGTTCGGCGCTGCCCTTCGCGCTCTGGGACCTCGCCTTCTGGCGGGTCATCGGCGGTTTCGCCATCGGCATGGCCTCCGTCATCGGCCCGGCCTACATCGCCGAGGTGTCCCCGCCCGCCTACCGCGGCCGGCTCGGCTCCTTCCAGCAGGCCGCGATCGTCATCGGCATCGCGATCTCGCAGCTGGTCAACTGGGGTCTGCTGAACGCCGCCGACGGCGACCAGCGCGGCAAGCTCATGGGCCTTGAGGCCTGGCAGGTCATGCTCGGCGTCATGGTGATCCCGGCCGTCCTCTACGGCCTGCTCTCCTTCGCCATCCCCGAGTCCCCGCGCTTCCTGATCTCCGCGGGCAAGCTGAGCCGCGCGCACGACGTGCTGCGTGAGGTCGAGGGCGACGACATCGACCTGGACGCCCGGGTCGCCGAGATCGAGCACGCGATGAAGAGCGAGCACAAGTCGACCTTCAAGGACCTGCTCGGTGGTGGCGGCTTCTTCTTCAAGCCGATCGTCTGGGTCGGCATCGGCCTCTCGGCCTTCCAGCAGCTCGTCGGCATCAACGTCGCGTTCTACTACTCCTCGACGCTGTGGCAGTCCGTCGGCGTCGACCCCACGCAGTCGTTCTTCTACTCCTTCACGACGTCGATCGTGAACATCATCGGCACCGTGATCGCCATGATCTTCGTGGACCGCATCGGCCGTAAGCCGCTGGCCCTCATCGGCTCGGTCGGCATGGTCGTCGGTCTCGCGCTGGAGGCCTGGGCCTTCTCGTACCACCTGGTCGACGGCAAGCTGCCCTCCGCGCAGGGCTGGACCGCGCTGATCGCGGCCCACGTCTTCGTCCTGTTCTTCGCCCTGTCCTGGGGTGTCGTGGTCTGGGTCTTCCTCGGCGAGATGTTCCCGAACCGGATCCGCGCCGCCGCCCTGGGCGTCGCCGCCTCCGCGCAGTGGATCGCCAACTGGGCCATCACCGCGAGCTTCCCGTCGCTGGCCGACTGGAACCTCTCCGCGACCTACGTGATCTACACGGTCTTCGCCGCGCTCTCCATCCCGTTCGTCCTCAAGTTCGTGAAGGAGACGAAGGGCAAGAGGCTGGAGGACATGGGCTGA